A single window of Lutzomyia longipalpis isolate SR_M1_2022 chromosome 1, ASM2433408v1 DNA harbors:
- the LOC129794600 gene encoding G protein-activated inward rectifier potassium channel 3-like has translation MTTKKRCVHKNGSCNVILSHIKRRRLKFLGDIFTTLVETNWSWALFIFSMSFVLSWMGFALLYWLICYTHGDFEEFHLPPDQEQFKWTPCVYNLYDFRSCFLFSIETQTTIGYGVRTTTEECPEAIFLMCLQSIFGVIAQAFMVGMAFVKMAHKGNSSTTFLFSKFAVISQREGALCLMFRVADIRKSRITNASIRMRLMRTHTSKEGEKLAEFQEELPAQIDECTPSDVFLMWPTVVIHRIDSASPLYHLSPATLMHDHFEIVVLLEATIESTGLFTQTRTSYLNSEILWGHRFDSITFYNREFQCYDVDYSRFNETFEVETPLCSAQEIDEFLSL, from the exons ATGACCACCAAGAAGCGCTGTGTTCACAAGAATGGATCTTGCAATGTTATTTTGTCCCATATTAAGAGGAGAAGATTGAAATTCTTAGGAGATATTTTTACAACACTCGTTGAAACAAATTGGAGTTGGgctctatttattttctcaatgagcTTTGTACTTTCCTGGATGGGGTTTGCCCTTCTCTACTGGCTCATTTGCTACACTCATGGggattttgaggaatttcacCTTCCTCCCGATCAAG AACAATTTAAATGGACCCCGTGTGTGTACAACCTGTATGACTTTCGATCCTGCTTTCTGTTTTCCATTGAAACTCAGACGACTATAGGATATGGCGTTCGAACGACAACCGAGGAATGTCCTGAGGCAATTTTCCTCATGTGCCTTCAGTCAATTTTCGGCGTAATTGCTCAGGCTTTTATGGTTGGGATGGCTTTTGTGAAGATGGCCCACAAGGGTAATTCCTCAACGACCTTCCTCTTCTCCAAATTCGCCGTGATAAGCCAGCGAGAGGGTGCTCTATGCTTGATGTTTCGTGTTGCAGACATACGGAAAAGTCGCATAACAAATGCCAGCATAAGGATGAGATTAATGCGAACCCATACAAgtaaagaaggagaaaaattggCAGAATTCCAGGAGGAATTGCCGGCACAAATTGATGAGTGCACACCATCGGATGTCTTCCTGATGTGGCCAACAGTGGTAATTCATCGCATTGACTCCGCATCACCACTCTACCACCTCTCACCGGCAACACTGATGCATGATCACTTTGAAATTGTTGTCCTGCTGGAAGCAACAATTGAATCCACAGGCTTATTCACGCAAACACGAACGAGCTACCTCAATAGTGAGATCCTCTGGGGACATCGCTTTGACTCAATCACATTCTACAATCGCGAATTTCAATGCTACGACGTGGACTATTCACGCTTCAATGAGACCTTTGAGGTGGAGACACCCCTATGCTCAGCCCAGGAAATTGATGAGTTTCTCAGTTTGTAG